A genomic window from Microvirga mediterraneensis includes:
- a CDS encoding IS3 family transposase (programmed frameshift) — MTKTRRDFTPEFKREAVALLESSGRPLMQIATELGISPSMLRNWRAVVNGGPPRSRTGSRTPSPSASPMASPADQAAEIARLRRELDRTRMERDVLKKANRHLRGDAQVRFGFIEQHARTYPVRLMCRVLQVSPSGYYAWRSRPESQRALANRRLLQEVQRLHRQHQGRYGSPRMHAALRAEGHRVSRGRVERLMRRHGIRALARRRFRPTTTDSRHQLPIAPNLLQQKFTASVPGHVWLADITYIPTGEGWLYLAAVLDLATRKVVGWSMRDHMRTELALGALIMAAQRQRPGPGLIHHSDRGSQYAAEAYARQLAAMGAKPSMSRTGCCYDNAPMESFFHSLKVELVHQRRWATREEARQDLFGYIEGYYNRQRIHSALGYLTPEEAERKAS, encoded by the exons ATGACGAAGACGAGACGGGACTTCACGCCGGAGTTCAAACGAGAGGCTGTTGCACTTCTGGAGAGCAGCGGTCGACCTCTCATGCAGATCGCAACAGAGTTGGGGATTTCTCCCTCGATGCTGCGCAACTGGCGGGCCGTTGTGAATGGTGGTCCACCTCGATCCAGGACTGGGAGCAGAACCCCATCGCCCAGCGCCTCTCCCATGGCCTCTCCGGCTGATCAGGCGGCCGAGATCGCGCGGCTCCGGCGGGAGCTTGATCGCACGCGCATGGAGCGCGATGTGTTAAAAAAAGCCA ATCGGCATCTTCGCGGAGATGCCCAAGTGAGGTTTGGCTTCATCGAGCAGCATGCCCGCACCTATCCAGTGCGGCTCATGTGCCGCGTGCTCCAGGTCTCACCCAGTGGCTACTATGCCTGGCGTTCCCGGCCGGAGAGCCAAAGAGCCCTCGCCAACCGGCGCCTGCTGCAGGAGGTTCAGCGGCTCCATCGTCAGCATCAGGGCCGTTATGGCAGCCCGAGGATGCACGCAGCCTTGCGGGCAGAAGGCCATCGGGTCAGCCGCGGCCGGGTCGAGCGATTGATGCGCCGGCATGGCATTCGTGCCTTGGCTCGGCGCCGTTTCCGACCGACCACGACCGACAGCCGTCATCAGCTGCCGATCGCGCCCAACCTGCTGCAGCAGAAGTTCACGGCATCGGTACCAGGCCATGTGTGGCTAGCCGACATTACGTACATTCCAACCGGTGAGGGCTGGCTCTACCTGGCAGCCGTGCTGGACCTGGCCACCCGGAAGGTGGTGGGCTGGTCGATGCGCGATCACATGCGCACCGAACTCGCTCTGGGAGCCCTGATCATGGCGGCCCAGCGGCAGCGACCAGGACCAGGTCTCATCCACCACAGCGATCGGGGCAGCCAATATGCGGCGGAGGCTTATGCCCGACAGCTTGCTGCGATGGGGGCCAAGCCATCGATGAGCCGGACGGGCTGCTGCTACGACAATGCTCCGATGGAGTCGTTCTTCCACTCCTTGAAGGTCGAACTGGTTCATCAACGGCGCTGGGCCACCCGGGAGGAGGCGCGACAGGATCTTTTCGGCTACATTGAGGGCTACTACAATCGGCAGCGCATTCACTCGGCCCTCGGGTATCTCACACCCGAAGAAGCTGAGAGAAAAGCGAGCTAA